In a genomic window of Cyprinus carpio isolate SPL01 unplaced genomic scaffold, ASM1834038v1 S000006635, whole genome shotgun sequence:
- the LOC122144296 gene encoding uncharacterized protein LOC122144296 produces MLLRVILSEMDIRRLSIEITPPSVDALCQVLRANLGLRGGFILQFEDPAFKDQLTNLTDIRDLPEERATLKVLFTADAACSDSTLDTASLPSLSSGESDSQHWPEPFLIPEFSHDVELTLQEANGRYAKDGSVLVIPKGMKTDILDTLADSMSKISPYPERQHYENVAKALVEKHPSLKEPSSGNGWYGWFHSLKFKLGNYRQKLSAAGCPEVRVNKRKGEEAKGPRLKKSKKGEVHYCPDPPEGLSDEDMEEKRRMMEVEVLKKDADYHQIEELMSATFSKRRKEIVGDQPLIRDVIARWPAMFCERQVRAEFKRVVSTDLLETFLDGLDDLSPRLLEVYEAATKSAKKPALKAILDFLKKDDTNERRRTAALLGLPHYLKEEPSDIIRMCDAYGETLAAAMEGMQLGLLIGYEGDNQDAFPRELFNVAVVVEETVVLHNFKDVAFSFAMLLGIIYCVNLEYPRAMKYSFEFLQRVVMKIKPDHGIRNKLLRYNL; encoded by the exons ATGCTGCTGCGAGTTATCCTCTCTGAGATGGATATCAGGCGCCTTTCCATTGAAATCACCCCCCCTAGTGTTGATGCACTGTGCCAGGTGTTGCGTGCAAACCTTGGCCTGAGAGGtggatttattttacaatttgagGACCCTGCTTTCAAGGATCAGCTGACCAATTTGACCGACATCCGAGACCTTCCTGAGGAGAGAGCAACATTGAAAGTGTTGTTCACAGCTGATGCAGCTTGCTCTGATTCCACATTGGATACAGCCAGCCTTCCATCTCTCAGTAGTGGGGAATCTGACTCCCAGCACTGGCCTGAGCCCTTCCTGATTCCTGAGTTCTCACATGATGTTGAACTCACGCTGCAAGAAGCAAATGGAAGATATGCAAAAGATGGATCTGTGCTGGTGATTCCCAAAGGTATGAAAACTGATATACTGGACACACTTGCAGAcagcatgtcaaagattagtccTTATCCTGAGAGGCAACACTATGAGAATGTTGCCAAAGCGCTTGTGGAGAAGCATCCCAGTCTAAAAGAGCCAAGTTCTGGAAATGGTTGGTACGGCTGGTTCCACAGCCTGAAGTTTAAGCTCGGAAACTATCGACAGAAGTTAAGTGCAGCTGGATGCCCAGAGGTAAGGGTcaacaaaagaaaaggagaagaagCCAAGGGGCCACGTTTGAAGAAGTCAAAGAAGGGCGAGGTCCACTACTGTCCAGATCCACCTGAAGGACTGAGTGATGAAGACATGGAAGAAAAGCGGAGGATGATGGAG GTGGAAGTGCTGAAAAAAGATGCAGATTACCACCAGATAGAAGAGCTGATGTCTGCCACGTTCTCCAAGCGCAGAAAGGAGATCGTAGGGGATCAACCTCTCATTCGGGATGTCATAGCTAGATGGCCGGCCATGTTCTGTGAGAGACAG GTTCGGGCAGAATTCAAAAGAGTTGTAAGCACAGACCTTCTCGAGACGTTCCTCGACGGACTTGATGACCTGTCACCAAGACTGCTGGAAGTGTACGAAGCAGCGACCAAATCGGCAAAGAAGCCTGCACTGAAAGCCATTTTGGACTTTCTGAAGAAAGAC gaCACAAACGAAAGGAGAAGGACTGCTGCTCTGCTGGGTCTGCCACACTACCTAAAAGAAGAGCCATCAGACATCATCAGGATGTGTGAC GCCTATGGTGAGACTCTGGCTGCAGCCATGGAAGGGATGCAACTTGGCCTGTTGATAGGCTATGAAGGTGACAACCAGGATGCCTTTCCACGTGAGCTCTTCAATGTGGCAGTTGTAGTTGAGGAGACTGTTGTGCTTCACAACTTCAAGGATGTggcattcagctttgccatgctTTTGGGGATTATCTACTGCGTTAACCTTGAGTATCCACGAGCCATGAAGTATTCCTTTGAGTTCCTTCAGAGGGTAGTGATGAAGATCAAACCAGATCACGGCATCCGAAACAAGCTCCTGAGGTATAATTTGTAA